CATTAAAAATTTTTCAAAAAAGCGATTGATCCGTGTATTCCACGCATCCGTCTCGATCAATGGCCGCACCAAAACAGTCCGGATATGACTGCTATTAGCCGCGATCATATCGGTGATCAGTTGATCGCCCACCATGACTAGTTCATCACTGGATAGATTTAATTGTACCTTAGCCCGGCGAATGCCGATCGATAATGGCTTCAACGCCCGCGCGATAAATGGTAGCTTCATACTAGCGACTGCCCGACTGATCCGCGCAGCACTATTATTGGAAACGACAACCACTGGCATACCGCTGTCCTGCATTGTCTTGATCCATGTACGCAGTTCTGGTGTCCCAGTAGGATTATCCCAAGCAATCAACGTATTATCCAAATCAGTTAGAATTGCCTTGATTCCCTGACGCCGTAAATCGGCTGCTGTCAGCTGGGTGATTTTGGCCACCATCCAAGTCGGTTTATAGTTTAAAAACATAATAACCTCTCAACATCTATATCGTTTTACATCTCAACATTCCATTATAAGGGAAAGCCCGACAAATTGCACCCGCCTAGATCGTGTTTGAAAAAGTAATCTTAGCTTTTGCCACCATTTAGCCTAAAAGCCAATTACTTTGCAGTTAGCTAAATTTGCCGTATGCTACAACTAAAGTCTACGTGGTAATCATCTTGAAACCATTGTTCATCCCTGATTATACTGACTATCGCTGCTCAATCGTCATCAAGATGAGACGTAACCCACCTACGCGCCTGGCCCATATAAAATTTAGGAGCAAGCCGCATAAAAATCATTTTTAACTGCTCGACGAAAGGACTGAGTTTATGCAAAGTTTTGGTTTTAATCATTTTGGCGATGCCACTGTTTTCGAAACGATCGAACAGCCTACACCGACATTGTCGCCGATTCGAGTTTTGCTCGATGTGGCCGGATTTGCCCTGAATCCTTATGATGCTGCACTACGTCGCGGCGAACATGCTGTAGATCGACCATTGGCCTTTCCAATCGTTCCCGGCACAGATGTCATTGGCACTATTCGTGCAGTTGGCGAACAAGTCACTGATTACGAAGTGGGTGATCTCGTCGTCGGTCACAGTAACTTAGGCGCTTATGCTGAGCAAGTGGCGCTCTCACATAATAAAATTGCCAAAGTGCCAAAGTGCCAGCTAACACACCGCTAAGTGCGCTCGTTGGTTTACCTTCAGTCGGTATTACGGCTTATAATTTATTACTGGTGAAATTGCAATTACAGACCGGCCAAAGTCTGCTAGTTGAGGGCGCAGCTGGTGGTGTTGGCAGTATGCTGGTACAAATTGCTAAAGCACAAGGCGCCTACGTTACCGGCGTTGCCAGTGCAACAAATGCTGAGTACGTACAACAATTAGGCGTTGATCAATTCATCAGTACGACCGATCTCGCTGCTAGTAACGTTCATGCTGATATCGTGATCAACGCCGTTAGTGGTGGTCGTGATCAGGCTCAGGGGCTAGCCCATGTTGCCGAAAATGGCCGTTACGTCAGTTTAAACGCGGTACCACCAACTAGCGACAACATCGAAGCCCTGGCTTTCCAACCAGAAAAAGGCTTCCGTGATCGCCCAGCACTAACCTATCTACTAGAACTTTATACCCACCAACAATTGCAGCTGCCAGTGGCAGCAAAATTTACCTTTGATGTGGCGGGCGTACGAGCCGCACATCAATTACTTGAACAACATCATCAACCTGGCAAAATTATCGTAATGAAATAAAAAAGTTGTGCTCGCGCTGAGCACAACTTTTTTTAAACCAAATTATTATTTGGCAATAGCTGATTTTGCTTGTTCTGCTAAGTCAGAAAATGCTTTAGCGTCACTAACGGCAAGTTCTGCTAACATCTTGCGGTTAATGTCGATGCCAGCAACTTTCAAACCGTGCATCAATTTGCTGTAGCTAATGTCATTCAAACGTGCTGCTGCGTTAATACGAGCGATCCATAATTTACGGAAATCACGTTTAACCTGACGACGATCACGGAAAGCATAACGGTATGAAACCATTACTTGAGTGTTTGCTGTTTTGAACAAACGATGTTTTGAACCGCGATAACCTTTAGCTAATTTTAAAACCTTTTTACGACGTTTGCGCGTCACTGTTCCACCTTTAACACGTGGCATTGAAATTCCTCCTCAAATACTTCGGCGTTTCACTATTGTGAAAACTTAGGAGCACGAAGTTACCTAAAAATTTAATCGATCGATGCTACCTTACTTCATTTGGGATAGCATTTGTTTGATCCGCTTCATATCGCTAGCGGAAACCATGCCTGGCTTAGCCAAGAAACGACGTTGTTTCTTAGTTTTACCATGGAAACGGTGGCTCGTGTAAGCGTGATGACGTAACAATCCGCCGTTACCGGTTTTCTTGAAACGTTTTGCTGATGCACGATGTGTTTTTTGCTTTGGCATAATTAATCTTCCTCCCTACAGAAGACTGTGGCGAAAAACTGCCGTCACAGTCTTTCCAAACAATATTAATGGTTGTGCGTTCATTACTGATCGCACCTTGTAGTATAAAATACTACTGCTTCTCGGCGATTGGTTGTAACATCATCGACATGCTACGCCCGTCCATCTTGGGTTGCGCGATAACCGTTGCAATGTCCTTAGTCTCATCGGCCAAGTGCTTGAGTACTTCACGGCCAATTTCCTTATGGGTAATTGCCCGGCCACGGAAACGAATTGATGCTTTAACTTTGTCACCCTTAGCTAAAAACTTACGTGCATTCTTAAGCTTGGTATTAAAGTCATTTTCGTCGATCGTAGGACTCAAACGGACTTCTTTGATGCTAACGATTTTTTGTTTCTTACGGGCATCACGTTGTTTCTTTTGCAATTCAAAGCGATACTTACCGTAATCCATGATCCGCGCTACCGGTGGCTTAGCGTTTGGGGCAACGAGAACAACATCCAAATTAGCTTGGTCAGCAATCCGCAATGCTTCAGTTTTACTCTGAACGCCTAATTGGTCACCATTTTCAGCGATCAAGCGAACCTCACGTGCGCGAATCCCATCATTGACCATCATGTCTTTTGCTATGGCTATTCACCTCCAAAAATTTCGAGAAATTTGCAGAAAAAAACGGAGCCCGCTTCCGCAGACCCCGCCACAAACCAGTAACCTGGTTTGATCCGTTCATTATCTGCCCAGAGACATTTAGTCAGCTTAGGCGAGAAGCGGGCTGCTTCTGCTTTAATTCTCAATACGCTAAAGTATACGGTTATTTCTGATTCTTGTCAAGCTTTTGGGCTACATTTGCTTCGGTACCCTTTAATTTACCGGTGCGACTGTAGTTACCAACTTCGGCAACCATGGCGTCAATATAAATATTGGCATCTTGGGCGATTCCTTTGTCCTCACCGTAATGGCGGACAGAAATGCTGGCGTGACTCTTTTCTTCATCACCAATTACCAAGGTGTACGGAATTTTTTGCGTTTGGGCTTCACGGATCTTGTAGCCCATCTTTTCGTTACGATCATCGATCTCAACCCGCAAACCACGAGCAGCCATCCGTGACTTGATCTGTTCAGCATAGTCCAAATGCAATTCGTTCTTAACTGGAATGATCACTGCTTGGACTGGGGCTAACCAAGTTGGGAAAGCACCTTTGTAAATTTCAGTCAAGTAAGCAGTGAAGCGTTCCATTGTTGAAACCAAACCACGATGGATCATAACTGGCCGATGTTCTTCACCGTCGCTACCAACGTACTTCAAGTCAAAGCGTTCTGGTAACATGAAGTCTAATTGAATCGTTGATAGTGTTTCTTCGTTACCTAAAGCAGTCTTCGTTTGGACGTCCAACTTAGGACCATAGAAAGCAGCTTCGCCTTCTGCTTCAGTGTAGTCAAGGCCCATGTCATCCATAGCCGCCTTCAACATCGTTTGCGCACGATTCCACATTTCGTTATCGTCAAAGTACTTTTCAGTATTTTGTGGATCACGATAGCTTAAGCGGAAGGAATAGTCGTTAATGTCAAAATCAGCGTAAACTTCGATCATCAACTTCAAGATGCGTTTAAATTCATCTTCAATTTGGTCTAACGTAACAAAGGTATGACCATCGTTTAAAGTCATTTCCCGAACACGTTGTAACCCAGAAAGTGCACCAGATTTTTCATAACGATGCATCATCCCTAATTCAGCGATCCGCAATGGTAATTCACGGTAGCTGCGGATATGATGATTGTAAATCTGAATATGGCTTGGGCAATTCATTGGCCGTAATTCCAATTGTTCGCCATCACCCATGTCCATTGGTGGGAACATGTCTTCACGATAATGATCCCAATGACCAGATGTCTTATAAGCATCTAAGTTCATCAGAACTGGTGTATAAACGTGTTTGTAACCATTTGCTACTTCTTTATCGATAATATAACGTTCGATCGTCCGCCGAATCGTTGCCCCTTTTGGCATCCAGTAAGGTAAGCCAGCGCCAACTTTAGGATCAACGAAGAATAGATCCAACTGGTTACCGATCACCCGATGATCACGATCATGGGCTTCTTGCCGCCGTGCATCGTCAGCATCCATTTCCTTTTGACTGAAGAAAGCTGTCCCGTAAACCCGTTGCAACATCTTGTTACTGGATTTACCTTGCCAGTATGCGCCGGCAACGGACAATAACTTGGAAACTTTCAATAATTTCGTATTTGGCAACACGCCTTGTTCACCAAAATCAGTGAAGTCGCCTAAATGATAAAGCACGACTTCATCAGCATCTAAGTCATTTAACAAGCTAGTCTTGTAAGGATCAGCAGCAAATTTAGCCAAAGCATCCGCTTTAGAAACAACTTCGCGTTCGATCACATCACCGTCAGCGACGATTTTAGCCATATGATCATTGATCGCAACTAAGTCATCAACTGAAACTGGCTTAGCATCGTTATCAGTGTCGTAATAGAAACCGTGTTCCGTCAAAGCATGTTCGCCAAAAGTCATTGCTGGGAATAAATCGTGCAATGCGGCACCTAAAGCCAAGCTTGCGGTGTTCCACAAAACTTGTAATCCAGCTTCATCTTTAGCAGTCACGATTTCGATTTTACCGTCTTTAGTCAATGGTGCAGTTAAATCAACTAATTGCCCATCTAACTTACCTGCAATTGCCTTCTTACCTAAACTCGTGCTGATTGATTTTGCCACATCAGCAACGGTTGTTCCTGCAGCGAAGTCTTTGACTGCGCCATCGGGGAACGTTAACTTGAGTTCTGCCATGAATTTGGCCTCCTTAAAATATTAACCGCAAATAAAAAGTCCCTGAGATCAAATAGACCTCAGGGACGATAATTTCGCGGTTCCACCCAGATTTAAAGTGCATGCACACTTCCTCATTAGCGTTATTAACGGTAACGGACCGACCCTACTTTGCATAGAGTTCTTGGAAAGTGGTCATCAACTATTGGCCTAGCAAGTCACAGCACCCTTGCCTCTCTGAAAAGCTAACTTAGTCGACGGTATCTTTCCGCTTCGATAACCCAATTGAACCATATCTCTAAGTAAAATTCAAGTCGGATACTTAATTTTTACGGTTGTCGCCGCCGATTTTTTCCGAGTAATTCGACTTCACGACTGAGAAAACGCACACGTTCCATAATTCGTTTGGCTTTTAATGGTTCCTGCTCGCCACGTTGGGTCACGCTTAAATGCTCTCGCTCCAGTTGCTGCATAGAAAAATTCGACGAGAAGAACGTCGCTAATTCTTCCTGCATCCGGTATTGCAAGATCACGCCTAAAACGTCATCCCGGATCCAACTAGACATTGAATCAGCGCCAATATCATCGATCATTAGAATTCGTGAGCGCTTAATGGCCTCCAATTTCGGCGTCAAATCATTTTGGCCGATGGCATTTTTCATTTCCACGGCAAAAGTTGGAAAATGCACTAACGTGGTTTGAAAACCGCGCACCGCTAATTCATGCGCCAATGCACCTAACAAATAAGTCTTGCCGACACCAAAATTACCATACAGATATAACCCTTGATGGAATTTTTTTGGTGCTTTAGTGTAATCATCCAGAAAAAGGGTCACCGCATCTAACGCAGCGAAACGATCATCATCTTGATAAAATTGACCCAAACGCGCCTCGCGAATATTTTTCGGCATATTGATCGAACGCACCCGTGATTGTAATGCCTTCGCTTCTTCTGCCGCAACTAATTCAGCAGTCGGTTCGTAGGTCACATCAATAAAATGATGATTCAGGATCAGCCGTGGTTGGTAACCCGGTGCCAATGAAGTTTGTTTGGCCTGAAATTTATGATTTTCGGTCACAAACTCGTATAGTTTAGCGGCACTACGATCCAGCATCGGTTGGTCAATGGCCGCACGATTGGCGGCAATAAACTGTTGAACCGCTGGATCGCGCATGACTTTGGCCATTAGTTCATCGTAGTGTTGATTTAAGTTGCGTTTATCCATCAGGATCCGCAGGTTTTTACCCATATCTTCCATCGTTACTCACCATCCTTATTGTCCTGCAATGCCGCTAAGCGCTTCTGTACCGCCGCTCGTTGTTCCGCAGTGACTTGCTGTTTCGGCGCTTTATAACCGTCTTTAGCCCAATCTGGCAATGTTTCTTTGCGAATTGGCTGTTTACTGCGCGTATTGCGCTTAGGCGTCTGCTTTTGCCGGTAAAATGACTTAACTTCCTGCATTGCCGCTTCTGGTGTCGTCACGTTATGCTGCAACCAACCATTGGCCACCCCATCGACATACGCTTGGGTCAAAGTCGGCATTTTGCGTACACTGATCACATAGTGGCTTAAAATATTGATGATACTGGCGTCAGCGAAAACATGACGACTCATCAGCCGCTCCAGCACCCGCTGTTCGCTATCAGTCACGTAGCCACCTTGTTGCTGCTTCAACTGCGTTAAAAAAGTCACCGGTGCTAATTGCTTACTGACAGCGATCAACTGCTGATCATTTTTCGACAGCGCTGCATCTTTAGTAGCCGTCGGCGGTGCTGGCGTTGGAACGGCCGTCGACGCTGTTGTTGGTGCTACTTTCGCTGGCTGCCGCGCTACCAAACGTTTCAACGCCGGAAAATCCAATTTATTCGTCGTAATATTAATGCTTTCATTCACGTATTGCGCCAGTTCCAGCTCATTTAGGCCATATAATGCGTGTAACGTCAATAACTGATCATGATACTGATCCAATTCACGCTCCGAAACAAAGCTAGCATGCAGTTGTTGCTTGAAAAATGGCCAATCGAAATCCGCGGTTGCCCGTTGATCCAACTGCGGTTGCGTTGTTTGTGGCTGCGTTTTAAATTCGGATTTAGCCTCCGCAATCGTTGCCGGTAAGTGATTCAACAACTGTGAATTCACATGGAAAACATCGAGGAAGTTCAGGCTGACCTCTTCTAAATCTGCACTAGGGTGAACTGGATGCAATCGGAACTGTGTTTTTAATTGGGTGAAACGATCCTCACCCACCGCATCGTACAACAATAAACTTAATAGATCATCATTGAAAAACGCATTAGGTGCCTGCGGTGCATATAATTCATAGGTAAAAGTTCGGCCAGCCGCATTAACCTGCTGATAAGTTTTGATCAGGCCTAAAGCTTCCAAACGAATTCGACTTTCATATAAAGTCGGCAAATCAACATTCAATAACGCTAATAACGTACTGTGCGGCTGTGCTTTTTGCGCCACTGACTGCTGCGTCCACAGTAACAAATACAAACTATAAGCGCCGGTCCCCATTAATGGCTGATATAAGTACGTTAGCACTTGCCGATCAAAATCAGAAAGATAATTGGCATCGGTGACCACAAACCCATCACGGGGATCTAATTTAAAAAATGCGTCTTGCATCATCAATACCTCCTTCTAAATGTACTTTTTTAGCCAAAATTGCAAAATTAACCGGATAGTCAAAATCATTCAAGCTGCTCGTCACTATGATGGCTGCTCGTGATCAGACTTACCGGCACGTTTATCCCGGTCAACCATATCATTTAATTCTTTCAAAAACACATTGACGTCTTTGAATTGCCGGTAAACACTGGCAAAACGAATATAGGTGATTTCATCGACATCCGCTAATAACGTCATGACGTATTCACCGATGACCTGTGAAGCCACTTCATTTTCACCTAATGCCCGAATTTTATTTTCGACCTCATCAACGATTTGAGTCATTTGCTCCATCGTCACGGGCCGCTTTTCCGCCGAGCGAATCAAACCACGTAAAATTTTCTCGCGGTTAAATTCTTCACGGGTGCCATTTTTCTTAATGACTAATAGCGGTGTTTGTTCAACGCGTTCAAAGGTCGTAAAGCGAAAATTACAATTTTCGCATTCACGCCGCCGCCGAATAACGCGACCCTCATCAGTTGGGCGCGAATCGACGACGCGGGAACCATTATGATGGCAACGCGGACATTGCATGTTAGACACTCCATTTCACAATTAAAATTGTTTATTAGCACAAACTGCTAATAAATTTAGACGTTCCAGAGAACTTGCCGAATTATAGTTTGATCCAATCGACCTCGGCAAGTAAGTTCCAAGTTTTATTTATCAAATTAAACATTGTATAGCGTTCAGATTTAAATTTAAGCGAAACTAGGCTAGCTAGATTCCATTCCGGTACGCGCGGACGAAACCTAGTTTTTTGTACCCATCAAAAAATCACGTAGTATCTCAGTGCAAGAATATACCAAACTGGACTACTTACAGAAATTATACCATTCAATTGATTAAAACGTGATCTTATCAATCAACTTCATAAAGAAATAAGGTCAGGCCAACGCCCCACCTTATTTCTGTAAACCATATTGTGTTAAAAATTTTACCACTTGTTGCTTAGTTGCCGCAAGTGAATCGTTATTATCGATCACGATGTCAGCCATTTGCCGCTTAGCAATCAACGGCCATTGACTGGCGATGCGCTGTTTAGCCGCAACTTCATCTAAATGATTGCGAATCATCAGACGTTGTAACTGCGTGGAACCATCAACGTAGACCACCATAGTCAAATCAGCGTTTTGCTGATAGTGGCCTTCGAATAATAATGGAACATCTAAAACGATCAATTCTTTTTTAGCGTGCTTCAGCGCCACTAATTGGCGGTTGATCTCTTGGCGGATCAAGGGTCCCGTGATCGCCGTTAATTGTGCCAGCTGGCGGCGATCGGCGAACACGATTCGACCTAACTTTTGCCGATCAAGTGCACCGTCAGCCGTTAAAATTGCCGGTGAAAATAGGGTGGCCAATTGGCGTAACCCGATCGTCCCTGGGGCAACGACTTGCCGGGCGATCACATCTGCATCAACGATCGGATAACCATATTCAGCTAGCCAATGACTAACCGTCGATTTACCACTAGCGATTCCCCCAGTTAAACCTAAAACTAGACTCATGAGGCACTGACCTGGCTTTCCGGCAATACCTGACAGTGCGGGCAAAAATGGGTCCCGCGTTGGGCAACTTTGATTTTTTCGATGGTCACACCACAACGTTCACAGGGCTCACCTTCGCGACCGTACGCATGCAATGACAATTGAAAACCGCCGGTAGCGCCATAGGCATCGGTATAACTGCGGATCGTCGTGCCTTTGGCTTTGATTGCTTTAGCCAATTCGGCAATAATATTGTCGTGTAATGCCTGGATCTGTGCGCTAGTCAATGTGTTAGCTGGCTGTAATGGGTGAATCTGGCTTAACCATAACACCTCATCCGCGTAAATATTGCCTAAACCAGCGACCACCTTTTGATCTAGCAAGGTTGGTTTGATCGCCTTTTTATGCTTGCGTAACCGTTGCGTAAAATCAGCCACAGTGAAATCAGTTGCGGTCGGCTCAGGCCCCAACGTTTTCAAGCCGCCAACCTGATCTTCAGTGCCCGTTTTGATCAAGGTCATTCGGCCAAACTTACGCGTATCCAAATAGCGCAACGCAGTGCCATCAGTAAAATTGAAAATAACGTGAGTATGCTTGGTCACTTCTTGCGCTTGCGGCGTGACGCGGTACTTGCCCTCCATCCGCAAATGCGAAACGATCGTCAACTCGTCACTGAGCCGAAATAATAAATATTTGCCGCGACGGTCGATCTCCTGAAAAGTTAATCCAACTAAATCATTGGCAAACTGGGCACTATCACCATTGATGATCTTACCCCAGCGGACTTCCACGTTAGCGATTGTTTTATTTAAAATCAAGCCGCGCAATCCTTGGCGGACGGTTTCAACTTCTGGTAATTCTGGCATGTGTTCACCTAACCTTTTTTAACATCGTACCAAGTTGGGCCGCTGCCGTAGCCGACCTTCATTGGCACTTCCAACTTAACTGCGGCATCCATTACTTGTGGCACCAATTTTTCTAAAGTGGCGATCTCCGCTTCTGGTGCCTCAAAAATTAATTCATCATGGACCTGCAATAACATGGTTGCTTGTAACTGCTGTTCCTTTAACGCCTTTTGCATATTTAACATCGCCACTTTGATGATATCAGCCGCGCTACCTTGAATCGGCGTATTCATCGCTGTCCGTTCAGCAAATGACCGTAAATTGAAATTCTTCGAGTGGATATCCGGTAAATAACGGCGCCGATGGAATAACGTTTCGACGTAACCATATTTTTTGGCCGCCGCCACAATATCTTCCATGTATTGCTTAACGTTGGGATATTCGCGGAAATAACTATCAATATACGTTTTAGCTTGCTTACGGGTGATACCTAAGTTTTGCGACAAGCCGTAATCACTGATGCCATAGACGATCCCAAAATTGACCGCTTTAGCTTGCCGGCGCATATTAGGCGTTACTTCCGCCGCACTTTCTAGGCCAAAGATCCGCATTGCCGTGCTAGCATGAATATCCGCCCCTTCGCTAAAGGCCGCCTGTAAATTCTGATCATGGGAAATGTGGGCTAAAACCCGCAATTCGATTTGTGAATAATCAGCGGCAAAGATTTGCCAACCGGCTTTCCGCGGCACAAAGGCTTGACGAATTTGGCGGCCATCTTCATCACGAACTGGGATATTTTGTAAATTCGGATCAATTGACGATAAACGACCTGTAGCCGTCAAGGTCTGTAAATAAGTGGTGTGGATCTTACCATCATCTGGATGGATCACCTTCAATAAGCCATCAATGTAGGTTGATTGCAGCTTGGTCAAGCCACGATAATCAAGCACATCACTGGCGATCGGTGCGATCGCTTTTAATTGTTCCAACACGCCAACTGCCGTTGAATACCCGGTTTTCGTTTTCTTGATCACCGGCAGATTCATTTTTTCAAATAAAATTTCGCCTAGTTGTTTGGACGAATTAATGTTAAATTCTTCTTCCGCTTCGGCGTAGATTTTTTTAGTTAGCTCATCGATGCGTTGGGCAAAGTTTTTACGTAGCTGATTTAAGCGGTCAGGATCAACCCGAATACCGGCGATCTCCATTTGTGCTAAAACAATGGCCAAGGGTAGTTCCATTTCCTTGAATAAACCATCTTGTTCATTTTCAACTAATTGTTGGTCTAGCTTAGCCTGTAATTGTTCAATTGCTTGTGCCTTTTGGGCTAAATGCTGGAAAAAGACTGCCGAATCATCAGGAATTGCGCGTTTAACGCCTTTACCATAGACTTCTTCATCGGTGGCTACATCGCGATATTGGTGTAACTGGGCGATCTTACCTAAGTCGTTGCCGCTATCGTTGGGGTTGAGCAAATAAGAAACCAGTAATAGATCAAAGCTGATCCCCGCCAAAGTGATGCCTAGCCGGTTCAGCCCAACATAGGTGCGCTTGGCATCGAAAACCAACTTAGCTCGCTGGGGGTCGGCAAAAAACTTAGTAAAAGCTGGTAACTTCAATAATTCAACCTCGCGGCTCACATACCACTGACCCTTTTGACCGATCACAAAGCCAGCAAATGGTGCCGTATGGTAATTCGTATCCAGCATTTCTAAATAAAAAGTTACTGGGCCGGTGAAACTAGCCAGAACTGCTGGCACCGCTTCTGCCGTCAGTTCCTGAAATTCGATGGCTGCCCGGGCCTGTTCCGTTTCTGGATCTGCCAATTTACTAAGAAATGAGTTGAAATCCATTTCCTGATAAAATTCACGCAAAGCAGCGACATCACGCCCTTGATAAACTAGATCAGCCAAACCGATCGTCAGTGGTGCATCTTGACGAATCGTCGCTAAATCCTTACTTAAAAAGGCCTGCGCGCGATCAGCAACTAAATGTTCCTTCATTTTGCTAGCTTTCAGCTGATCCAGATTTTCGTAGATGCCTTCGACGCTATCAAATTGTTTCAATAACTTGATCGCTGTTTTTTCACCAACTTTGGTGACCCCAGGATAATTATCAGAAGTATCACCAGC
This is a stretch of genomic DNA from Loigolactobacillus coryniformis subsp. coryniformis KCTC 3167 = DSM 20001. It encodes these proteins:
- a CDS encoding YqeG family HAD IIIA-type phosphatase; amino-acid sequence: MFLNYKPTWMVAKITQLTAADLRRQGIKAILTDLDNTLIAWDNPTGTPELRTWIKTMQDSGMPVVVVSNNSAARISRAVASMKLPFIARALKPLSIGIRRAKVQLNLSSDELVMVGDQLITDMIAANSSHIRTVLVRPLIETDAWNTRINRFFEKFLMRRLRRRHPELQWKERLDG
- a CDS encoding alcohol dehydrogenase catalytic domain-containing protein → MQSFGFNHFGDATVFETIEQPTPTLSPIRVLLDVAGFALNPYDAALRRGEHAVDRPLAFPIVPGTDVIGTIRAVGEQVTDYEVGDLVVGHSNLGAYAEQVALSHNKIAKVPKCQLTHR
- a CDS encoding zinc-binding dehydrogenase — protein: MPANTPLSALVGLPSVGITAYNLLLVKLQLQTGQSLLVEGAAGGVGSMLVQIAKAQGAYVTGVASATNAEYVQQLGVDQFISTTDLAASNVHADIVINAVSGGRDQAQGLAHVAENGRYVSLNAVPPTSDNIEALAFQPEKGFRDRPALTYLLELYTHQQLQLPVAAKFTFDVAGVRAAHQLLEQHHQPGKIIVMK
- the rplT gene encoding 50S ribosomal protein L20 — protein: MPRVKGGTVTRKRRKKVLKLAKGYRGSKHRLFKTANTQVMVSYRYAFRDRRQVKRDFRKLWIARINAAARLNDISYSKLMHGLKVAGIDINRKMLAELAVSDAKAFSDLAEQAKSAIAK
- the rpmI gene encoding 50S ribosomal protein L35 is translated as MPKQKTHRASAKRFKKTGNGGLLRHHAYTSHRFHGKTKKQRRFLAKPGMVSASDMKRIKQMLSQMK
- the infC gene encoding translation initiation factor IF-3; translated protein: MVNDGIRAREVRLIAENGDQLGVQSKTEALRIADQANLDVVLVAPNAKPPVARIMDYGKYRFELQKKQRDARKKQKIVSIKEVRLSPTIDENDFNTKLKNARKFLAKGDKVKASIRFRGRAITHKEIGREVLKHLADETKDIATVIAQPKMDGRSMSMMLQPIAEKQ
- the thrS gene encoding threonine--tRNA ligase, with amino-acid sequence MAELKLTFPDGAVKDFAAGTTVADVAKSISTSLGKKAIAGKLDGQLVDLTAPLTKDGKIEIVTAKDEAGLQVLWNTASLALGAALHDLFPAMTFGEHALTEHGFYYDTDNDAKPVSVDDLVAINDHMAKIVADGDVIEREVVSKADALAKFAADPYKTSLLNDLDADEVVLYHLGDFTDFGEQGVLPNTKLLKVSKLLSVAGAYWQGKSSNKMLQRVYGTAFFSQKEMDADDARRQEAHDRDHRVIGNQLDLFFVDPKVGAGLPYWMPKGATIRRTIERYIIDKEVANGYKHVYTPVLMNLDAYKTSGHWDHYREDMFPPMDMGDGEQLELRPMNCPSHIQIYNHHIRSYRELPLRIAELGMMHRYEKSGALSGLQRVREMTLNDGHTFVTLDQIEDEFKRILKLMIEVYADFDINDYSFRLSYRDPQNTEKYFDDNEMWNRAQTMLKAAMDDMGLDYTEAEGEAAFYGPKLDVQTKTALGNEETLSTIQLDFMLPERFDLKYVGSDGEEHRPVMIHRGLVSTMERFTAYLTEIYKGAFPTWLAPVQAVIIPVKNELHLDYAEQIKSRMAARGLRVEIDDRNEKMGYKIREAQTQKIPYTLVIGDEEKSHASISVRHYGEDKGIAQDANIYIDAMVAEVGNYSRTGKLKGTEANVAQKLDKNQK
- the dnaI gene encoding primosomal protein DnaI; the protein is MEDMGKNLRILMDKRNLNQHYDELMAKVMRDPAVQQFIAANRAAIDQPMLDRSAAKLYEFVTENHKFQAKQTSLAPGYQPRLILNHHFIDVTYEPTAELVAAEEAKALQSRVRSINMPKNIREARLGQFYQDDDRFAALDAVTLFLDDYTKAPKKFHQGLYLYGNFGVGKTYLLGALAHELAVRGFQTTLVHFPTFAVEMKNAIGQNDLTPKLEAIKRSRILMIDDIGADSMSSWIRDDVLGVILQYRMQEELATFFSSNFSMQQLEREHLSVTQRGEQEPLKAKRIMERVRFLSREVELLGKNRRRQP
- a CDS encoding replication initiation and membrane attachment family protein; the protein is MQDAFFKLDPRDGFVVTDANYLSDFDRQVLTYLYQPLMGTGAYSLYLLLWTQQSVAQKAQPHSTLLALLNVDLPTLYESRIRLEALGLIKTYQQVNAAGRTFTYELYAPQAPNAFFNDDLLSLLLYDAVGEDRFTQLKTQFRLHPVHPSADLEEVSLNFLDVFHVNSQLLNHLPATIAEAKSEFKTQPQTTQPQLDQRATADFDWPFFKQQLHASFVSERELDQYHDQLLTLHALYGLNELELAQYVNESINITTNKLDFPALKRLVARQPAKVAPTTASTAVPTPAPPTATKDAALSKNDQQLIAVSKQLAPVTFLTQLKQQQGGYVTDSEQRVLERLMSRHVFADASIINILSHYVISVRKMPTLTQAYVDGVANGWLQHNVTTPEAAMQEVKSFYRQKQTPKRNTRSKQPIRKETLPDWAKDGYKAPKQQVTAEQRAAVQKRLAALQDNKDGE
- the nrdR gene encoding transcriptional regulator NrdR, with the protein product MQCPRCHHNGSRVVDSRPTDEGRVIRRRRECENCNFRFTTFERVEQTPLLVIKKNGTREEFNREKILRGLIRSAEKRPVTMEQMTQIVDEVENKIRALGENEVASQVIGEYVMTLLADVDEITYIRFASVYRQFKDVNVFLKELNDMVDRDKRAGKSDHEQPS
- the coaE gene encoding dephospho-CoA kinase (Dephospho-CoA kinase (CoaE) performs the final step in coenzyme A biosynthesis.) encodes the protein MSLVLGLTGGIASGKSTVSHWLAEYGYPIVDADVIARQVVAPGTIGLRQLATLFSPAILTADGALDRQKLGRIVFADRRQLAQLTAITGPLIRQEINRQLVALKHAKKELIVLDVPLLFEGHYQQNADLTMVVYVDGSTQLQRLMIRNHLDEVAAKQRIASQWPLIAKRQMADIVIDNNDSLAATKQQVVKFLTQYGLQK